The following proteins are encoded in a genomic region of Flammeovirga pectinis:
- a CDS encoding protein adenylyltransferase SelO, with amino-acid sequence MKLTIQDTFNKELPADSVIDNHRRQVNAACFSYVIPKKTAKPEILHVSTEMLEALGLTEEDSTSEEFKLIFTGNAVLEGTKPFAMCYGGHQFGNWAGQLGDGRAINLFEVVHDEKRWAVQLKGAGETPYSRSADGLAVLRSSIREYLCSEAMFHLGVPTTRALSLALSGDSVLRDVLYDGHPAYEKGAIVTRVAPSFIRFGNFEILASKKDVPTLKALTDYTIHHFYSHLGTPSKDTYLKFFEEVSERSLEMVIHWQRVGFVHGVMNTDNMSILGLTIDYGPYGWLEGYDFGWTPNTTDREHKRYRFGSQVDIVGWNLYQLANALYLLIGEAEGLENALANFRTMYDTQYLEMMKSKIGLFTEDKKDKELIVALQKVLHVTETDMTIFFRKLSDFTLTSHPIQCIKDAFYITDEIDGVVTEKWQEWFDFYTTRLQKETLSDKDRKVKMDAVNPKYVLRNYMAQLAINAAEKEEYTLIDELFQLLKKPYDEQPENEKWFAKRPDWARHKVGCSMLSCSS; translated from the coding sequence ATGAAACTTACTATTCAAGATACTTTTAATAAAGAGTTACCAGCAGATTCGGTTATTGACAACCATAGAAGACAAGTAAATGCTGCTTGTTTCTCTTATGTTATACCAAAGAAAACTGCAAAACCAGAAATTCTTCATGTTTCTACAGAAATGCTAGAGGCTTTAGGTTTAACTGAAGAAGACAGTACTTCTGAAGAATTTAAATTGATATTTACTGGAAACGCTGTTCTAGAAGGAACAAAGCCATTTGCAATGTGCTATGGCGGACATCAATTTGGAAATTGGGCAGGGCAACTTGGAGATGGAAGAGCCATTAATCTCTTTGAGGTAGTGCATGATGAAAAACGATGGGCTGTACAATTAAAAGGAGCTGGAGAAACGCCATATTCTAGGTCTGCCGATGGACTTGCTGTACTAAGGTCTTCAATTAGAGAATATCTCTGTAGCGAAGCAATGTTCCATTTAGGAGTACCAACAACAAGGGCACTATCACTTGCACTTTCTGGAGATAGTGTACTTAGAGATGTGTTATATGATGGACATCCTGCCTATGAAAAAGGTGCAATTGTTACACGTGTAGCTCCTTCATTTATTCGTTTTGGTAACTTCGAAATCTTGGCATCAAAGAAAGATGTACCAACATTAAAAGCACTTACTGATTATACTATACATCACTTTTACTCTCATCTAGGAACGCCTTCTAAAGATACTTATTTAAAGTTTTTTGAAGAGGTATCGGAACGTAGTTTAGAAATGGTCATCCATTGGCAAAGAGTTGGTTTTGTACATGGTGTAATGAATACCGATAATATGTCTATCCTTGGTTTAACTATTGATTATGGTCCATACGGGTGGTTAGAAGGTTATGATTTTGGATGGACACCAAATACTACTGATAGAGAACATAAACGCTACAGATTTGGCAGTCAAGTAGATATTGTAGGTTGGAATTTATATCAATTGGCCAATGCTTTATATTTACTTATTGGAGAGGCCGAGGGGTTAGAAAATGCCTTAGCTAACTTCAGAACAATGTATGATACGCAATATTTAGAAATGATGAAATCTAAAATTGGTTTATTTACAGAAGATAAGAAGGATAAAGAGCTTATTGTAGCCTTACAAAAAGTACTTCATGTTACAGAAACAGACATGACAATCTTCTTTAGAAAATTGAGTGATTTTACATTAACATCTCATCCTATACAATGTATTAAAGATGCCTTTTATATAACAGATGAAATTGATGGAGTTGTTACAGAAAAGTGGCAAGAATGGTTTGACTTCTATACAACTCGTCTCCAAAAAGAAACGCTTTCGGATAAAGATCGAAAAGTAAAAATGGATGCGGTAAACCCAAAATATGTACTCCGCAATTACATGGCACAGTTGGCTATAAATGCTGCTGAAAAAGAAGAATACACACTCATTGATGAGTTGTTCCAATTACTTAAAAAACCATATGATGAACAACCTGAAAATGAAAAATGGTTTGCAAAAAGACCCGATTGGGCAAGACATAAAGTAGGTTGTTCTATGCTTTCTTGTAGTTCTTAA
- a CDS encoding zinc ribbon domain-containing protein — translation MEFNNKKLERTSKWINYLIALVLCGFLISLSSQFMGDIDDWEGRPSVEEFQDQAFVKKQKAALKKLYVVRDYQSEKRGSIQKTIAAASKNYKNEKESYDNWLAARKTVGSPSEDNEILSRANKLDTHYKTEQEWRAKMSLIDDTLAIIGKEISTINSSLDTEKQEAYKKQDEEIRAIDLKVFLIRLFIVLPILALGIFFIVKFRKHKYWPIFLGYVMFSFYAFFFGLVPYLPSYGGYIRYTVGIILSVLFGMYAINKIKAFIEKKKSELKAPSNERAKKVQLDTAERALASHMCPSCGKDFILKKWDKDLDRKFKAQGYGIVTNFCRYCGLELFKPCTNCGTENYAHLPYCSKCGTSIVSEK, via the coding sequence ATGGAATTTAATAATAAGAAGTTAGAAAGAACTTCAAAATGGATAAACTATTTAATAGCACTTGTTCTATGTGGTTTCTTAATCTCACTATCCTCACAGTTTATGGGTGATATAGATGATTGGGAAGGAAGACCTTCAGTAGAAGAATTTCAAGATCAAGCATTTGTTAAGAAGCAAAAAGCAGCACTTAAAAAACTCTATGTAGTACGCGACTATCAGAGTGAAAAAAGAGGCAGCATTCAAAAGACTATTGCTGCAGCAAGTAAAAATTATAAAAACGAAAAAGAATCGTACGATAATTGGTTAGCGGCAAGAAAAACAGTGGGTTCTCCGAGTGAAGATAATGAGATCTTATCTAGGGCAAACAAATTAGATACTCATTATAAAACAGAGCAGGAGTGGAGAGCAAAAATGTCTCTTATAGACGATACTTTAGCTATTATCGGTAAAGAAATAAGCACTATAAATTCTTCTTTAGATACTGAAAAGCAGGAGGCTTACAAAAAGCAAGATGAAGAAATTAGAGCAATAGATTTAAAAGTATTCTTAATCAGATTATTTATTGTATTGCCAATATTAGCATTAGGGATATTTTTTATTGTTAAGTTTAGAAAGCATAAATACTGGCCTATATTTTTAGGCTATGTGATGTTCTCTTTTTATGCATTTTTCTTTGGTTTAGTACCTTATTTACCAAGTTATGGAGGGTACATTCGTTACACTGTAGGTATTATTTTGAGTGTTCTTTTTGGAATGTATGCTATAAATAAGATTAAGGCATTTATTGAAAAGAAGAAAAGTGAGTTAAAAGCACCGAGTAACGAAAGAGCAAAGAAAGTACAATTAGATACTGCAGAAAGAGCCTTAGCAAGTCATATGTGTCCTTCTTGTGGTAAAGACTTTATTTTAAAGAAATGGGATAAAGACCTTGATAGAAAATTTAAGGCTCAAGGATATGGAATTGTTACTAATTTTTGTAGATACTGTGGTTTAGAGCTATTTAAACCGTGTACAAATTGTGGTACAGAAAATTATGCACACTTGCCCTATTGTTCTAAATGCGGTACAAGTATTGTCTCAGAAAAATAA
- a CDS encoding arylsulfatase: MKKILYFSFSLFSLLFTITNSSAKNKQPNILVVWGDDIGISNVSAYNLGMMGYQTPNIDKVANEGGLFTHYYSQQSCTAGRASFILGEEPFRTGLLTIGLPGSPHGIPEWAPTIADLLKEEGYTTGQFGKNHLGDRDEHLPTEHGFDEFFGNLYHLNAEEEPESYYYPKDEEFKRKYGPRGVIHSYADGRVSDTGPLTKKRMETIDDELLEGATSFMEKAAKEDKPFFLWFNSTRMHIWTHLKNESEGVTGVGEYADGMVEHDRHLGVLLDKLEELGIDDNTIVIWSTDNGTQKFTWPDGGISPFKGDKGTTWEGGFRAPCVVKWPGTIKPGTKYDGMASHMDWMPTLLAAAGQENIVEDVKNGYEANGKTWKVHLDGYDLTDYLSGEAKESPRETFYYFSSTGDMNAVRWKEWKVSFAIQEGDMSEAYRMVPAFPKVVNLKLDPFEMAQDQSKTAFKWYVENMWLFGSIGEQVEKFVKTVPNYPFQPAAARADKIGYDMFKQMKDLQRLNKVEEDVKKLNK; encoded by the coding sequence ATGAAAAAGATACTATACTTTAGCTTCAGTCTATTCTCCTTATTATTTACAATTACAAATAGTTCTGCTAAAAATAAGCAACCAAATATATTAGTGGTATGGGGTGATGATATTGGAATTTCCAATGTATCTGCATATAACCTTGGCATGATGGGGTATCAAACTCCAAATATTGATAAAGTTGCCAATGAAGGTGGTCTATTTACACATTATTATTCTCAGCAAAGTTGTACAGCAGGTAGAGCATCGTTTATTTTAGGTGAAGAACCTTTTAGAACGGGATTGCTTACAATTGGTCTACCAGGGTCGCCTCATGGTATTCCTGAATGGGCACCAACAATTGCAGATTTACTTAAAGAAGAAGGGTATACCACTGGTCAGTTTGGTAAAAACCATTTAGGTGACCGTGATGAACATTTACCGACAGAACATGGTTTTGATGAGTTCTTTGGTAACCTGTATCATTTAAATGCAGAAGAAGAACCAGAATCTTATTACTACCCAAAAGACGAAGAATTTAAAAGGAAATATGGCCCAAGAGGTGTCATACATTCTTATGCTGATGGTAGAGTTTCTGATACAGGACCTCTTACTAAAAAACGCATGGAAACAATAGATGATGAATTATTAGAAGGTGCTACTTCTTTTATGGAAAAAGCAGCAAAAGAAGATAAGCCTTTCTTTTTATGGTTTAATTCTACAAGAATGCATATCTGGACGCACTTAAAAAATGAGTCTGAAGGTGTTACTGGAGTTGGTGAATATGCAGATGGAATGGTAGAGCACGACAGACACTTAGGTGTTTTATTAGATAAATTAGAAGAACTTGGTATTGATGACAACACAATTGTTATCTGGTCTACGGATAATGGCACACAAAAATTTACATGGCCTGACGGTGGTATTTCTCCTTTTAAAGGTGATAAAGGTACTACTTGGGAAGGTGGTTTCCGTGCTCCATGTGTTGTAAAATGGCCTGGTACTATTAAACCAGGTACAAAATATGACGGCATGGCTTCTCATATGGATTGGATGCCTACATTATTAGCTGCTGCTGGTCAAGAAAACATTGTTGAAGATGTAAAAAACGGTTATGAGGCTAATGGCAAAACTTGGAAAGTACATTTAGATGGATATGATTTAACAGACTATCTTTCTGGTGAAGCAAAAGAGTCGCCTAGAGAAACATTTTATTACTTCTCTTCTACTGGTGATATGAATGCGGTGCGATGGAAAGAATGGAAAGTAAGTTTTGCTATTCAAGAAGGTGACATGTCTGAAGCTTACCGAATGGTTCCTGCCTTTCCTAAAGTCGTCAATTTAAAACTTGATCCTTTTGAGATGGCACAAGATCAATCAAAAACAGCCTTTAAATGGTATGTTGAAAATATGTGGCTCTTTGGTTCTATTGGTGAACAAGTAGAAAAGTTTGTAAAAACTGTACCCAATTATCCTTTCCAACCTGCAGCGGCTAGGGCAGATAAAATTGGTTACGATATGTTTAAGCAAATGAAAGACCTTCAACGTTTAAATAAAGTTGAAGAAGATGTGAAAAAATTAAACAAATAA
- a CDS encoding glycoside hydrolase family 48 protein — translation MKFISKLGVVFLLHLSCLNLYAQQFNYGEALQKSLFFYEAQQSGELPEWNRVSWRDDSALMDGADVGHDLTGGWYDAGDHVKFGFPMAYSVTVLAWGAIEYEDAYAQSGQLPIIKRNLRFVLDYLIKCHTAPNELYGQVGAGGPDHAYWGSSEVMTMDRPAYKIDTSKPGTDLAAETAAAMAASSILFKDNDPAYSTLLLQHAKQLYEFADNYRGVYSEAIPDAAGFYRSFSGYQDELVWGAAWLYRATNETAFLTKAEAEYQLLSNEGQSDEKAYGWGLAWDDKSYGAYILMAELTGKEEYKQDAERHLDYWTDGYNGDRITYSPGGQAHLVTWGSLRHSSNTSFLAFVYSDKITTSKKAKYHDFAVRQINYALGDNPINRSFMVGFGNNPANNPHHRAAHGAWANNLQYKPDDASHILYGALAGGPGTANDQFEDDRGDYIANEVACDYNACFTGALARMYAEYGGSPLANFPIEEIPTRAEIRSVSKFNSNNSTSSTVRVLVQNRTAWPARITDKLKFRYFFDITEAVDAGYSIADYDVELSYAQGNATLDVKAWDASQNIYYAEISLEGEQIAPIGDPAFRRDAQINVKVKSGVPYDTSNDWSALGLDAEAETPRIPVYDNGILVFGEEPGGGNTPSASFTANVTEGYAPLEVSLDASASSDPNGDNLSYTWDLGNGETSTLVAPSVTYTLPGVYTIELTVSDGQNVSSLVSKSIVVNGVVIPELKASFTASLTSGTTPLSVTFNASSSTNNLDTNLSYAWDFGDGTVGSGLSVSHTFTEVGEFTVTLTVTNTDGEADMITSSVTVSEVIESDCTFGTPLSSGIASLVNLKYEHIHVVGNGGPDLSNIRDFTINWDAENNGLYQFSMNTANGSPSWFIDLLGGLTHNLNAASPSITITSSGISGLDGAYWTAKDGDNFVLVSKTAGFTIYFSTSAATPDCGDVIDPEENTAPVAVISTDKNNGNKPLTVNFDGSGSTDADGDALSYLWDFGNGSTKEGVSVSHIFTVVGEYEVMLTVTDTEGASDLKSTTIIVTDKDVPPVEGDCTFGTPQSTSLSGVSTDAFNNIHVLGTGGPDLSNIRDFTMNWDAENNGLYQFSFNTNNGSPSWYIDLLPNVAHSLSVAQPSLTITSSGISGLDGEYWVTTDGDNFVLVSKANGYTIYFSNSSNAPECGTVDPNENQAPTASITTNKLSGKAPLGVTFDASDSEDVDGDTLTFAWDFGDGTSETGVVIPHTYSVVGTYNVSLTVTDTEGASDEAVILITVSEDDIIIDPPTGDNKYIDRFVEMRDIYYDPANGYFSADGSPHHSIETLIVEAPDHGHESTSELYSYWMWLEVMHGRISGDWEPLKEVWRKTEQFIIPSALDQPNNSAYSATNPAAYAAEHPLPSGYPSKLEFGVSVNGDYVSDDLKAAYGTSDIYQMHWLLDNDNFYGYGNRGDGISTPSYINTFQRGEQESVYETVPHPSWESFDWGSAEGGFLPLFTQDASYSEQWRYTSAPDADARAVQVMYWALEYAKEQGANINDLDLDKASKMGDYLRIAMFDKYFKPLGAQSPSATSQTSYDNAHYLMSWYMSWGGSADSSAPWAFRIGSSHCHFGYQNPMAAYALSQIDEMQPISQNGARDWNESLQRQMEFYTWLQSSEGAIAGGATNSWNGDYSAYPVGKSTFYDMAFDVHPVYHDPGSGGWFGWQAWSMERVAEYYYISNDPMAKALIEKWAAWVVDIVVLVGENDFDMPAGLEWTGEPDTWNANNPGDNSELHVEVVSYNHDLGIAASTAKALTYYAAATEKHAVLDTAARDLAREILDRMWVTYLDEKGVASLEERADYTRFFEEEVYIPSSFSGTTATGATIEPGVTFLDIRPQYKDDPEFARLEAAYNAGEVYTQKYHRGWAQIEFALANAEYGFFFGDEDSVESSSLRTATVNALSDTGELSEALTITVSPNPTEHTLQVASNKQLENTVIRVYNLMGKMLYAKEIDAVNSQFMQLSFSHLPSGPYILELTHLSSNEIVRKKIIKK, via the coding sequence ATGAAATTTATTTCTAAGTTAGGTGTAGTATTTCTACTGCATTTATCTTGTTTAAATCTGTATGCCCAACAATTTAATTATGGGGAAGCATTACAGAAATCTCTCTTTTTCTACGAAGCACAACAATCTGGAGAACTACCTGAATGGAATAGGGTAAGTTGGCGAGATGATTCTGCTTTAATGGATGGCGCAGATGTAGGGCACGATCTTACCGGTGGTTGGTACGATGCAGGTGACCATGTTAAATTTGGTTTCCCGATGGCTTACAGTGTTACTGTACTTGCTTGGGGAGCAATAGAATATGAGGATGCTTATGCTCAAAGTGGGCAATTACCAATTATAAAAAGAAATCTTCGTTTTGTCTTAGATTATCTGATAAAGTGCCATACAGCACCAAATGAGTTATATGGACAAGTTGGCGCAGGCGGCCCTGATCACGCCTATTGGGGTTCTTCTGAGGTAATGACCATGGATAGACCTGCGTATAAAATTGACACTTCTAAGCCAGGTACAGATTTAGCAGCAGAAACAGCAGCAGCAATGGCAGCATCGAGTATTCTTTTTAAAGATAACGATCCTGCATACAGTACGTTGCTTCTTCAACATGCTAAACAACTGTATGAATTTGCAGACAATTACAGAGGCGTGTATTCTGAAGCAATTCCAGATGCCGCAGGTTTTTATAGATCGTTTAGTGGTTATCAAGATGAGCTTGTTTGGGGTGCTGCTTGGTTATATAGAGCAACAAATGAAACTGCCTTTTTAACAAAAGCAGAAGCGGAATACCAGTTATTATCTAATGAAGGCCAAAGTGATGAAAAAGCTTATGGATGGGGTTTAGCATGGGATGATAAATCTTATGGAGCATATATTCTAATGGCTGAATTAACAGGAAAAGAAGAATATAAGCAAGATGCTGAACGTCACTTAGATTATTGGACAGACGGGTATAATGGTGATAGAATCACTTACAGCCCAGGTGGACAAGCACACTTAGTAACTTGGGGGTCTTTGCGTCATAGTTCAAATACATCATTCTTAGCCTTTGTATATAGCGATAAAATAACTACTTCTAAAAAAGCAAAATATCATGATTTTGCCGTACGACAAATCAATTATGCTTTAGGTGATAATCCAATCAACCGTAGTTTTATGGTAGGTTTCGGGAATAATCCTGCAAATAATCCTCACCATAGAGCAGCACATGGAGCATGGGCAAATAATTTACAATACAAACCAGACGATGCAAGTCATATTCTTTATGGAGCACTTGCTGGAGGTCCAGGTACAGCAAATGATCAATTTGAAGATGATAGAGGTGATTACATTGCCAATGAGGTTGCATGTGATTATAATGCTTGTTTTACAGGAGCATTAGCAAGAATGTATGCAGAATATGGTGGATCACCTTTAGCGAATTTTCCTATTGAAGAAATACCGACTAGAGCAGAAATTAGATCTGTATCTAAATTCAATAGTAATAATAGTACAAGTAGTACAGTAAGGGTTTTAGTGCAAAACAGAACGGCATGGCCAGCTAGGATAACTGATAAATTGAAGTTCCGTTATTTCTTTGATATCACTGAAGCAGTAGATGCTGGTTATTCTATCGCAGATTATGATGTAGAATTAAGTTATGCTCAAGGTAATGCAACTTTGGATGTAAAAGCTTGGGATGCCTCTCAAAATATTTATTATGCAGAGATTTCACTAGAAGGAGAACAAATTGCTCCAATTGGTGATCCTGCTTTTAGGAGGGATGCTCAAATTAATGTGAAAGTAAAATCAGGTGTTCCTTATGATACTTCAAATGACTGGTCTGCATTAGGATTAGATGCTGAAGCAGAAACGCCAAGAATTCCTGTTTATGATAATGGTATCTTGGTATTTGGTGAAGAGCCAGGTGGAGGAAACACACCATCTGCATCTTTTACTGCGAATGTAACAGAAGGATATGCACCTTTGGAGGTTAGTTTAGATGCTTCTGCTTCTTCAGATCCGAATGGTGATAATTTATCTTACACATGGGATTTAGGAAATGGTGAAACATCAACGCTTGTAGCTCCTTCGGTGACTTATACTCTACCAGGTGTGTACACTATTGAGTTGACAGTTAGTGATGGACAAAATGTCTCTTCTCTAGTTTCTAAATCAATTGTAGTAAATGGAGTTGTTATTCCAGAATTAAAAGCATCGTTTACTGCTTCCCTAACTTCAGGAACAACACCTTTATCAGTAACTTTTAATGCTTCATCTTCTACGAATAATTTAGATACTAATTTAAGTTATGCATGGGATTTTGGAGATGGTACAGTAGGTAGTGGGTTATCAGTATCGCATACATTTACTGAAGTAGGAGAATTTACTGTTACATTAACTGTTACAAATACTGACGGTGAAGCTGATATGATAACATCTTCGGTTACTGTTTCAGAAGTAATCGAATCAGATTGTACGTTTGGAACACCATTAAGCAGTGGAATAGCTTCTTTAGTGAACTTAAAATATGAACATATTCATGTAGTAGGAAACGGTGGACCAGACCTCTCAAATATAAGAGATTTCACGATCAACTGGGATGCTGAAAACAATGGCTTATATCAATTCTCAATGAATACAGCCAACGGTTCTCCTTCATGGTTTATTGATTTATTAGGAGGCTTAACTCATAATTTAAATGCAGCTAGTCCTTCAATTACAATTACAAGCTCAGGTATATCAGGTCTTGATGGTGCTTATTGGACTGCGAAAGATGGAGATAACTTTGTCTTAGTTTCAAAAACAGCAGGATTTACAATTTATTTTAGTACTTCTGCTGCGACACCAGATTGTGGAGATGTAATTGATCCTGAAGAAAATACAGCACCTGTAGCCGTAATTTCAACAGATAAAAACAATGGAAATAAACCACTTACTGTGAATTTTGACGGTTCAGGTTCTACAGATGCAGACGGAGATGCTTTATCTTATTTATGGGATTTCGGTAATGGAAGTACTAAAGAAGGAGTTTCTGTTAGTCATATATTTACTGTAGTTGGAGAATACGAGGTTATGCTGACAGTAACAGACACTGAAGGAGCTTCTGATTTAAAAAGCACAACAATAATTGTTACAGATAAAGATGTACCACCTGTAGAGGGTGATTGTACATTTGGCACACCACAAAGTACGTCCCTTTCTGGAGTATCTACTGATGCATTTAATAATATCCATGTTTTAGGAACTGGAGGTCCAGATCTTTCTAACATAAGAGATTTTACAATGAATTGGGATGCCGAAAATAATGGTTTATATCAATTCTCATTCAACACAAATAATGGGTCACCAAGCTGGTATATAGATTTGTTGCCAAATGTTGCCCACTCTTTATCAGTTGCTCAACCTTCTTTAACAATTACTAGTTCTGGAATTAGTGGTTTAGATGGTGAATATTGGGTAACAACTGATGGTGATAATTTTGTATTGGTTTCTAAAGCAAATGGATATACTATTTATTTTAGTAATTCATCGAATGCTCCAGAATGCGGTACTGTTGATCCAAATGAAAATCAAGCACCAACAGCTTCTATTACTACTAATAAATTAAGTGGTAAAGCACCTTTAGGTGTAACTTTTGATGCCTCAGATTCAGAAGATGTAGATGGAGATACGTTAACTTTTGCATGGGATTTTGGTGATGGTACATCAGAAACTGGAGTAGTAATTCCTCACACTTATTCAGTAGTAGGAACGTATAATGTTTCCCTGACAGTAACAGATACGGAAGGTGCGTCAGACGAAGCAGTAATTTTAATTACGGTATCAGAAGACGATATTATTATTGATCCACCTACAGGTGATAACAAATATATTGATCGTTTTGTAGAGATGAGAGACATTTATTATGACCCTGCGAATGGTTATTTTAGTGCAGATGGTTCACCTCACCATTCTATAGAAACATTAATAGTAGAAGCTCCAGACCATGGGCATGAATCTACGAGTGAATTGTATTCTTATTGGATGTGGTTAGAAGTAATGCACGGTCGTATATCAGGTGATTGGGAGCCTTTAAAAGAAGTATGGAGAAAAACAGAACAGTTTATCATTCCATCAGCTTTAGATCAACCTAACAACAGCGCTTACAGTGCAACTAATCCTGCTGCCTATGCTGCAGAACATCCACTTCCATCAGGTTATCCTTCAAAATTAGAATTTGGAGTATCAGTGAATGGAGATTATGTTTCTGATGATTTAAAAGCAGCTTATGGTACATCAGATATTTACCAAATGCATTGGTTATTGGATAATGATAACTTCTATGGTTATGGCAATAGAGGTGATGGTATAAGTACTCCTTCTTACATCAATACATTCCAAAGAGGTGAACAAGAATCTGTTTATGAAACAGTTCCGCATCCATCATGGGAAAGTTTTGATTGGGGTAGTGCAGAAGGTGGTTTCTTACCATTATTCACACAAGATGCGAGTTATTCTGAGCAGTGGAGATACACAAGTGCTCCAGATGCAGATGCAAGAGCAGTACAAGTAATGTATTGGGCATTAGAATATGCAAAGGAGCAAGGTGCTAACATAAATGATTTAGACTTGGATAAGGCTTCTAAAATGGGTGATTATCTACGTATTGCAATGTTTGATAAATACTTCAAGCCTTTGGGAGCACAATCACCATCAGCAACTTCTCAAACGAGTTATGATAATGCACATTACTTAATGTCATGGTATATGTCATGGGGTGGTTCTGCAGACAGTTCTGCACCTTGGGCATTTAGAATTGGTTCTTCACATTGTCACTTTGGCTACCAAAACCCAATGGCTGCTTACGCTCTTTCTCAAATAGATGAAATGCAACCTATTTCTCAAAATGGAGCAAGAGATTGGAATGAAAGTTTACAACGTCAGATGGAATTCTATACTTGGTTACAATCAAGTGAAGGAGCAATTGCAGGTGGAGCAACAAATAGTTGGAATGGTGATTATAGTGCTTATCCAGTAGGGAAATCTACGTTCTATGATATGGCATTTGATGTTCACCCAGTTTATCATGATCCAGGTTCTGGAGGATGGTTTGGCTGGCAAGCATGGTCAATGGAAAGAGTTGCAGAATATTATTATATCAGCAATGATCCAATGGCAAAAGCACTTATTGAAAAATGGGCAGCATGGGTAGTTGATATAGTGGTGTTAGTAGGCGAAAATGATTTTGATATGCCTGCAGGATTAGAGTGGACAGGAGAACCTGATACATGGAATGCTAACAATCCTGGAGACAATAGTGAGCTTCATGTAGAAGTAGTAAGCTATAATCATGATTTAGGTATAGCAGCTTCAACCGCAAAAGCATTAACTTATTATGCGGCTGCAACAGAAAAACACGCTGTTTTGGATACTGCTGCTAGAGATTTAGCAAGAGAAATTTTGGATAGAATGTGGGTAACCTACCTAGATGAAAAAGGTGTGGCTTCTTTAGAAGAGAGAGCTGATTATACAAGGTTCTTTGAAGAAGAAGTGTATATCCCATCGAGTTTCAGCGGTACTACAGCAACAGGTGCTACAATTGAACCGGGTGTTACATTCTTAGATATTCGTCCTCAATACAAAGATGATCCTGAGTTTGCCCGTTTAGAAGCCGCTTATAATGCAGGTGAAGTATATACACAGAAGTACCACAGAGGTTGGGCACAGATAGAATTTGCCTTAGCAAATGCAGAATATGGTTTCTTCTTCGGAGACGAAGACAGTGTAGAAAGTTCATCATTGAGAACTGCTACAGTAAATGCATTATCTGATACAGGTGAGTTATCTGAAGCACTAACAATTACAGTTAGTCCGAACCCAACAGAACATACTTTACAGGTTGCCTCAAATAAGCAATTAGAAAATACTGTAATAAGAGTATATAATTTGATGGGTAAAATGTTATATGCTAAAGAAATTGATGCTGTAAATTCACAGTTTATGCAATTGTCTTTTAGTCATTTACCATCAGGGCCTTATATTTTAGAACTTACTCATTTATCATCGAATGAGATTGTAAGGAAAAAAATTATTAAAAAGTAA